A segment of the Aureliella helgolandensis genome:
ATGCAGGCCAGGGAAATGCCGCGAGAAGATTCATACACGCCGCGCTGTTCCCCGACAAAACCACATTTTCTGTAAAACGGAGCTGCGTTGAGCGTGGAGTTTAGAGTCAAGAGTGTTAATCCAGCAGCTATCGCGCGAGATTCCAAATGCGCCATAATCGAGTGTCCAACGCCGGTACCCATTCTTTCGGGTCGCACGAATACTGCATCCACTTGACCATTTGCATGGTCGAGCATTCCTGTGCCCACCACGCTTTCGTTCAACGTGGCAACGTACCAGTGCCTGGCAACTGATTGAATAAAAGCATCAGTGATCTCGCCAGCCGTCCATGCCGCCAACTGTTCATTGGGGTAGTGCCCCGTACATTGGGCAAGAATCGCGACATTGCGAATATTCCATGCGGCAATCGCGTCTTTAAGCTCGGCTTTGCGGATAACAAGTTTCATTGATTCTGCCAGCGACCGGCCGCGTTGACCGACACGCAGCAATAGATGTTCTATTTCAAAACCGTTTGGCGACCGCGGAAACGTGACCAACGCATTGTTACATACTATCCATCGCTCGAGCCTCGGCATTGTCAAAGAATTGTCTGAACTCTGCGCCATCCCCCATCAACTCCTTGAGCCCGTCCCAATCAAGTTCTACGTTGGTCAAATCCCGCTTGAGTTGTTGTACACGCGTCCCATCATCGCCGGACGAAACCAGGAAGATCACTCCTTCATCAACCTTGTAGGATTGTCCGTCAATTGTGACGACCCCATGCCCATTGACCGGAATCTGGAAGCTAAAGGGAACATTGCCAACGTGACCATCGCCGGTAAGCCCCGACGGTCCGCCGCTATCCCTACCGCCCGAGCTATTCCCAACCCCCCAAATCATGAACCGACTTCCAGCCCGGTAAACGGCGTATTCGATGGCAGGTTGTCCGTCGAATGATTCGCTGACTGCGATGGCCCCGGACGGTCCGCCGAGATCAACACCAGATATGTCTGGCGTCATGTCGCAGCCCATGAGTAGCAATGGGAACAATGTTATTGCAATTGTGGTTCGCATCATGACATGTTTAGGCAAATAGAGGAGGCGTTGATTGGGCCGCCGCCAATCAAAGTTGACTTCAATAACGACGCGATTGGCAGCTCCGCGTCCCATGCTTTAACCAACTCACTGTTGGCTGATTAGTTTTTGCTGGACAGGTCAACAGCCGGAATGGTGAGCGAGATTTTCTCTGCACCGGCATTCACATCGATGACCTTTACGACGCCAGAGTTTGCGGTGACGAGTAGTGTCGTGCCGTCGTTGTCGAGAGCGATTTGATCGACGATTTGTGACATTGACTTGAGGGGTGCCGATTCAGCATTGGGCGTTTCGAAAGCCATGTGTAGCAACTCGGATTTGGTTGCTAAGTCGAAAACAACAATCTCACCACCCAACGACTTCTTGAACTGTTGCTGCGCGAGTAACG
Coding sequences within it:
- a CDS encoding GNAT family N-acetyltransferase yields the protein MKLVIRKAELKDAIAAWNIRNVAILAQCTGHYPNEQLAAWTAGEITDAFIQSVARHWYVATLNESVVGTGMLDHANGQVDAVFVRPERMGTGVGHSIMAHLESRAIAAGLTLLTLNSTLNAAPFYRKCGFVGEQRGVYESSRGISLACIPMAKQLARAAVAGEQ